A genome region from Proteus vulgaris includes the following:
- a CDS encoding glycosyltransferase family 2 protein, producing the protein MSQSQRLSVVMISKNVADVIGECLDSVQWADEIIVLDSGSQDDTCRIATERGAKVFVNSEWPGFGKQRQLAQQYATGDYIFMIDSDERVTPELKTSIQTVLQQPEEQHVVYNCARRNLFMGRFMKHSGWYPDKVTRLYAREHYQYNDNLVHESLETQGATVKTLQGDLLHLTCRDLMAFQQKQLKYATEWAKERHQQGKKVSFGSILSHTVGAFFKTWLLRMGFLDGKQGLILAFVNAQYTFNKYASLWELSQKTINHEK; encoded by the coding sequence ATGAGCCAAAGTCAGCGCCTTTCTGTGGTGATGATCAGTAAAAATGTCGCTGATGTCATTGGCGAGTGCTTAGACTCTGTACAATGGGCTGATGAAATCATTGTGTTAGATTCAGGTAGCCAAGATGATACGTGTCGTATTGCGACAGAGAGAGGGGCGAAAGTCTTTGTCAACAGTGAGTGGCCAGGTTTTGGTAAACAACGTCAACTGGCGCAACAATATGCCACTGGCGATTATATTTTTATGATTGATAGTGATGAGCGTGTCACACCTGAACTAAAAACGAGCATTCAAACTGTATTACAACAGCCTGAAGAGCAACATGTTGTTTATAACTGCGCTCGCCGTAATTTATTTATGGGGCGGTTTATGAAACACAGCGGTTGGTATCCCGATAAAGTGACCCGTTTATATGCTCGTGAACATTACCAATATAACGACAATTTAGTTCATGAATCATTAGAAACCCAAGGCGCGACCGTTAAAACCTTACAAGGTGATCTTCTGCATCTTACTTGCCGCGATCTTATGGCGTTTCAGCAAAAACAGCTAAAATATGCTACCGAATGGGCAAAAGAACGCCATCAACAAGGTAAAAAAGTCAGTTTCGGCTCAATTTTAAGCCATACCGTAGGCGCTTTTTTTAAGACATGGTTGTTAAGAATGGGGTTTTTAGATGGAAAACAGGGATTAATACTGGCATTTGTTAACGCACAGTATACCTTTAATAAATATGCTTCTTTATGGGAACTCAGCCAAAAGACGATCAATCATGAAAAATAA
- the waaA gene encoding lipid IV(A) 3-deoxy-D-manno-octulosonic acid transferase → MLLRLYQVLLYLIQPLIWLRLLLRSRKAPAYRKRWGERYGFCKGKVVPQGILLHSVSVGETLAAVPLVRALRHHYPDLPITVTTMTPTGSERVRSAFGDDVYHVYLPYDLPGSVNRFLNTVDPKLVIIMETELWPNLISKLHQRKIPLIIANARLSERSAAGYQKLGSFVKTMLQKITLIAAQNQEDGERFIELGLKRSHLHVTGSLKFDISVTPELAARAVALRRQWAAHRPVWIATSTHEGEETIILETHKKLLTQFPQLLLILVPRHPERFPKAEQLTREAGLKYTLRSTDAVPDTQTQVVIGDTMGELMLLYGIADLAFVGGSLVERGGHNPLEAAAHAIPVIMGPHTFNFKNICAKLDQAEGLITVTDSGSMATAIASLLNDEDYRRYYGRHAVEVLHENQGALLRLLTLLSPYLPPRSH, encoded by the coding sequence ATGTTGTTGCGTTTATATCAGGTACTTCTTTACCTTATTCAACCTCTAATTTGGTTACGTCTTTTATTACGTAGCCGTAAAGCACCCGCCTACCGTAAACGGTGGGGAGAACGCTATGGCTTTTGCAAAGGCAAAGTCGTGCCTCAAGGGATATTGTTACATTCCGTTTCTGTCGGTGAAACACTCGCCGCAGTACCACTTGTTCGCGCTCTACGTCATCACTATCCTGATTTACCTATTACGGTCACTACCATGACACCAACTGGCTCAGAGCGAGTTCGTTCTGCATTTGGTGATGATGTGTATCATGTCTATCTTCCTTATGATTTACCGGGGTCAGTTAATCGTTTTCTTAATACAGTTGACCCGAAACTGGTGATCATTATGGAAACGGAGTTATGGCCTAATCTAATTTCAAAACTGCATCAACGAAAAATCCCGTTGATTATCGCTAATGCCCGTTTATCTGAACGCTCTGCGGCGGGTTATCAGAAATTAGGCAGTTTTGTCAAAACGATGCTCCAAAAAATCACCTTAATTGCCGCTCAAAATCAGGAAGATGGTGAACGTTTTATCGAGTTAGGGCTCAAACGTTCGCATTTACATGTCACGGGTAGCTTAAAATTTGATATCTCTGTCACTCCAGAATTAGCCGCTAGAGCCGTTGCGTTACGTCGCCAATGGGCTGCTCATCGCCCAGTTTGGATAGCAACGAGCACCCATGAAGGTGAAGAAACCATTATTTTAGAGACACATAAAAAGCTACTGACCCAGTTTCCGCAGCTTTTGCTCATTTTAGTGCCTCGCCACCCAGAGCGTTTTCCTAAAGCGGAACAGTTAACACGCGAAGCAGGATTAAAATATACCTTACGAAGCACGGATGCTGTACCTGATACACAAACCCAAGTGGTTATTGGCGATACGATGGGGGAGCTGATGTTGCTCTATGGTATTGCAGATTTAGCCTTTGTTGGGGGGAGTTTGGTTGAGCGTGGAGGTCATAATCCGTTAGAAGCCGCCGCTCACGCTATCCCTGTGATTATGGGGCCCCATACTTTTAATTTTAAAAATATCTGTGCCAAACTTGATCAAGCAGAAGGGTTAATTACTGTAACAGACAGTGGATCCATGGCAACAGCTATTGCCTCACTACTTAATGATGAAGATTATCGTCGTTACTATGGTCGCCACGCTGTTGAAGTGCTTCATGAGAATCAAGGGGCATTACTGCGTTTACTTACCTTACTTTCACCTTATCTTCCCCCTCGGAGTCACTAA
- a CDS encoding glycosyltransferase — MSQQHILFIIDGLPGGGAENVTLRLANGFHQAGYQVTLLSLHNKLAYELPDFIDYIVDHDNYRGIFRKLTEISRRAKSLDNVLTQLFAKKGRPALVLSNLHKTDRIVCRAKQLKKCNVWYCIHGIYSQSYLGNKSGFSYWLKKTKIQRVYKDKNLVCVSNAVKDDLINAIGIHARQLKTIYNPFNIEEIQQKATLPNPFTQQEYILHVGRLHEVKRQDRLIEAFAKADLPCQLILLGEGMPAIKQKLEAQIAQLNLTQKVVLAGFISNPLPAIKDAKVVALSSDSEGLPTVLIEALICGTPIVSTRCPGGVSEIMTDELSDYLSTMDSNALAEKLRLAYYSPPQILPSSYAKFELNHILKQYIALIP, encoded by the coding sequence GTGAGTCAACAACATATACTTTTTATTATTGATGGATTACCCGGTGGTGGTGCTGAAAATGTCACGCTCAGGTTAGCTAATGGCTTTCATCAAGCGGGATATCAAGTCACATTACTATCCTTACATAATAAATTAGCGTATGAACTACCTGATTTTATTGATTATATTGTTGATCATGATAACTATCGTGGTATTTTCAGGAAATTGACAGAAATCTCGCGCAGAGCAAAATCACTTGATAATGTACTGACACAACTTTTTGCTAAAAAAGGGCGTCCAGCACTTGTTCTTTCAAACTTACATAAAACAGACCGTATTGTTTGTCGCGCCAAACAACTAAAAAAATGTAATGTTTGGTACTGTATTCATGGCATTTACTCTCAATCTTATCTTGGCAATAAATCAGGATTTTCATATTGGTTGAAAAAAACCAAAATTCAACGGGTTTACAAAGATAAAAATCTCGTTTGTGTCTCTAATGCAGTTAAAGATGATTTAATCAATGCAATTGGTATTCATGCTCGTCAATTAAAAACTATCTATAACCCTTTTAATATTGAAGAAATACAACAAAAAGCCACCCTTCCGAATCCATTTACTCAACAAGAGTATATTTTACATGTAGGTCGACTACATGAAGTAAAAAGACAAGACCGATTAATTGAAGCCTTTGCTAAAGCAGATTTACCTTGCCAATTAATCCTTTTAGGTGAAGGAATGCCTGCAATTAAACAAAAATTAGAAGCACAAATAGCACAACTCAACCTAACACAAAAGGTTGTACTCGCTGGCTTTATCTCTAATCCGCTCCCTGCGATTAAAGATGCGAAAGTCGTCGCATTAAGTTCTGATAGTGAAGGACTTCCTACGGTGTTAATTGAAGCTTTAATTTGCGGAACACCTATTGTCAGTACTCGATGCCCGGGTGGAGTCAGCGAAATTATGACAGACGAACTTTCTGATTACCTCTCTACCATGGATAGCAACGCTCTCGCAGAAAAACTTCGTCTTGCATATTATTCACCACCTCAAATATTGCCGTCATCCTATGCAAAATTTGAACTAAACCATATTTTAAAGCAGTATATCGCTTTAATTCCTTAA
- a CDS encoding glycosyltransferase family 4 protein — MNHPLRLAIVRQKYRPDGGAERFIARALDALSHDDLELNVITREWQGETHPDWHIHLCNPRKLGRISRESGFARAARAYWQEHHFDIVQSHERIAGCDIFRAGDGVHRRWLLQRQRILPKWKGRWLFYDRYHRYVMNAEKEMYADPALKQVICNSQMVKNEIIEDFGVPADKITVIYNAIDHNVFVPATNSQKQRLKTQYNIPQDVPCFIYVGSGFERKGLAAAISAIAKTPAILLVVGNDKNQQKYEQLATQLSCKQRIFFLGMQKKTLDFYQMADALLLPTLYDPFPNVILEALSCGLPVITSTTCGGAEFIQNGKNGFVCDALDISALTNAIVQIPKNTAWTEMSQVARETILPYTPQRLSGELISLYKRILAL, encoded by the coding sequence ATGAATCACCCATTACGACTCGCCATTGTTCGACAAAAATATCGCCCTGATGGTGGAGCAGAACGCTTTATTGCCCGCGCATTAGATGCGTTATCACACGATGATCTTGAACTCAATGTGATCACGCGAGAATGGCAAGGTGAAACTCACCCTGATTGGCATATTCATTTATGTAACCCTCGAAAATTAGGCCGAATTAGCCGAGAATCTGGTTTCGCTAGAGCCGCTAGAGCATATTGGCAAGAACATCATTTTGATATTGTCCAGAGTCATGAACGTATCGCTGGTTGTGATATTTTTCGTGCGGGTGATGGTGTACATCGCCGATGGTTATTACAACGCCAACGAATTTTACCGAAGTGGAAAGGTCGTTGGTTATTTTATGATAGATACCATCGCTATGTTATGAATGCAGAAAAAGAGATGTATGCTGATCCGGCATTAAAACAGGTTATCTGTAATTCACAGATGGTAAAAAACGAGATTATTGAGGATTTTGGTGTCCCTGCCGATAAAATAACTGTCATTTACAATGCAATTGACCATAATGTTTTCGTACCTGCGACAAATTCTCAAAAACAAAGATTAAAGACGCAATATAATATTCCACAAGATGTGCCTTGCTTTATTTATGTAGGATCAGGTTTTGAACGTAAAGGGTTAGCGGCTGCTATTTCAGCAATCGCAAAGACACCAGCGATATTGTTAGTTGTTGGAAATGATAAAAATCAGCAAAAATACGAACAACTCGCGACACAATTAAGTTGTAAACAGCGTATTTTCTTTTTAGGTATGCAGAAAAAAACGCTCGATTTTTATCAAATGGCGGATGCATTGCTTCTTCCTACTCTTTACGATCCTTTCCCTAATGTTATTCTTGAGGCATTATCGTGCGGTTTACCTGTGATCACCTCAACAACCTGTGGTGGTGCAGAATTTATTCAAAATGGTAAAAATGGATTTGTTTGTGATGCATTAGATATTTCAGCGTTAACTAATGCAATTGTACAGATCCCAAAAAATACAGCGTGGACAGAAATGTCACAAGTGGCAAGAGAGACTATCCTCCCTTATACACCACAACGATTGTCAGGCGAGCTTATTTCACTTTATAAACGGATATTAGCCTTGTGA
- the rfaQ gene encoding putative lipopolysaccharide heptosyltransferase III, producing MTNINQSFNRILVIKLQHHGDMLLTTPVIHSLKSAYPNATIDVLLYKETLPMLEHNPLINNIYYLDRNWKYQGKFTRIKKEWQLGRTLQKQHYDLVVNLADQWKAAIFALITKAQVRLGFEFEKRKNSQFWQKCHNMIVSTADHGQLHTVEQNLSILAPLNIPLLSDVMMAYSEADKQWLTETIEKHHLPKNYIVIQPTSRWFFKCWDEDKMANLITSLQQSHYSVVLTSGPEAKELEMIETILAQCPNKEAITVLAGQTSLSQLAVLIDNAGLFIGVDSVAMHMAAAFKTPLVALFGSSKLEHWHPWQAVGETIWAGNYGDIPHPDHIKTDTQQRYLSAIPVEVVYNTAIRHLS from the coding sequence ATGACTAATATAAATCAATCATTTAATAGAATACTGGTTATAAAGCTCCAACATCATGGAGATATGTTATTAACGACACCCGTTATACACTCATTAAAATCAGCTTATCCTAATGCAACGATTGATGTTTTATTATACAAAGAAACACTGCCTATGCTTGAGCATAATCCATTAATAAATAATATTTATTATCTGGATCGCAATTGGAAATACCAAGGTAAATTCACTCGTATCAAGAAAGAGTGGCAACTGGGTCGAACATTACAAAAGCAACACTATGATCTCGTGGTAAATTTAGCCGACCAATGGAAAGCGGCCATTTTTGCTTTAATCACTAAAGCACAGGTTCGTTTAGGTTTTGAGTTTGAAAAGCGTAAAAACAGTCAGTTTTGGCAAAAATGTCATAACATGATTGTCTCTACCGCTGATCATGGGCAACTCCATACGGTTGAACAAAATCTGAGTATCCTTGCTCCACTTAATATTCCTCTTCTTTCGGATGTTATGATGGCTTATAGCGAAGCCGATAAACAGTGGTTAACTGAAACGATTGAAAAACATCATCTCCCTAAAAACTATATCGTGATACAACCAACATCTCGCTGGTTTTTCAAATGCTGGGATGAAGATAAAATGGCAAATTTAATTACATCGCTTCAGCAAAGCCATTATTCCGTGGTTTTAACTTCAGGCCCAGAAGCGAAAGAATTAGAGATGATAGAAACAATTTTGGCACAATGCCCAAACAAAGAAGCGATAACGGTTTTAGCAGGGCAAACCTCTTTATCTCAACTTGCGGTATTAATTGATAATGCAGGACTTTTTATCGGTGTTGATTCTGTCGCAATGCATATGGCTGCGGCATTCAAAACGCCTTTAGTAGCTCTTTTTGGCTCATCTAAACTTGAACATTGGCACCCTTGGCAAGCGGTAGGTGAAACAATATGGGCGGGTAATTATGGCGATATTCCACACCCAGATCATATAAAAACAGATACCCAACAACGTTATCTTTCTGCTATTCCTGTTGAGGTAGTTTACAACACAGCTATAAGGCATTTATCTTAA
- a CDS encoding polysaccharide deacetylase family protein, which yields MKKPAFIITLDTEGDNLWENECNQITTQNTHFLPRFQQLCERFHFKPVWLTNYEMVMDEAYIEFARDVIARNTGEIGMHLHAWNSPPLTPLTDDDLRYQPYLIEYPKAQMREKIALMTHLLEEKLQTKMLSHRAGRWAFNEIYAQLLVEFGYQVDCSVTPKVDWRFTKGDPAQVGGTNYTDFPSHAYFMDLDDISKTGNSTLLEVPMSIQYKHSPLMNKVKQGYDKLRGKQRAPSVNWLRPKGGNAQQMIEVAEKSLAQDHDHIEFMLHSSEFMPGGSPTFRTEQEIEGLYEDLETLFSFLSDKVQGMTLAEYYQSKVQAK from the coding sequence ATGAAAAAACCAGCATTTATTATCACATTAGATACCGAAGGCGATAATCTTTGGGAAAATGAGTGTAACCAAATTACCACTCAAAATACGCATTTTCTTCCCCGTTTTCAGCAACTTTGCGAACGTTTTCATTTTAAACCTGTTTGGCTAACAAATTACGAAATGGTGATGGATGAAGCGTATATCGAGTTTGCTCGCGATGTGATTGCCCGTAATACGGGTGAAATTGGTATGCACTTACATGCATGGAATAGCCCGCCACTCACGCCTTTAACCGATGATGATTTACGTTATCAGCCTTATTTAATTGAATACCCTAAAGCGCAAATGCGAGAGAAAATCGCATTAATGACCCACCTGCTAGAAGAGAAACTGCAAACTAAAATGTTAAGCCATCGTGCAGGTCGCTGGGCATTTAATGAGATTTATGCACAACTTCTGGTTGAATTTGGTTATCAAGTTGATTGCTCTGTCACACCTAAAGTGGATTGGCGTTTTACTAAAGGCGACCCCGCACAAGTGGGTGGTACTAATTACACTGATTTTCCAAGCCACGCTTATTTTATGGATCTCGATGATATCAGTAAAACAGGAAATTCAACGTTGCTAGAAGTGCCAATGAGTATTCAATATAAGCACTCGCCTTTAATGAATAAAGTGAAGCAGGGTTACGATAAATTAAGAGGCAAGCAACGAGCACCATCGGTTAATTGGTTACGCCCTAAAGGTGGTAATGCCCAACAGATGATTGAAGTTGCTGAAAAATCGTTAGCACAGGATCATGACCATATTGAGTTTATGTTGCATTCATCTGAATTTATGCCGGGTGGTAGTCCAACATTCCGAACTGAACAGGAAATCGAAGGGCTTTATGAAGATTTAGAAACATTATTTAGTTTCTTGTCAGATAAAGTACAAGGCATGACGTTAGCTGAGTATTATCAAAGTAAGGTGCAGGCAAAATAA
- a CDS encoding glycosyltransferase family 9 protein, translating to MKLKKLKWVHNFLNMYNPLFGKMKKTETFSSDLQFNSILIFSTTALGDFMFNTPAIRAIRAHYPNAHITLVSSEKNRLLVENYDQIDSVVYWDNKIKNLLPIALQAKKYKPELAIILHSHLPYDVLFAVMAGCQYILRNTFHVIPTWFQKWIVADHQPSNCHVIQSKLNIIRYLGIDSTDTRMELPCDIKQLIKSENAIVGFQMGASTQERRWPVKYFVELAQKLIDSKPTIQIKLIGSPRELELPEAFFSLLPEKYHNNIENLIGKTSLPDLLSQIKIMDVLVTGDTGPLHLAITLQRPTVSLFATADPKWTGPYQDLHLHTIINKKPSPNEGIQASMDLITVDEVFDAVNQTLKNE from the coding sequence ATGAAGTTAAAGAAATTAAAATGGGTGCATAACTTCCTAAATATGTATAACCCACTTTTTGGTAAGATGAAAAAAACAGAGACATTTTCATCGGACCTTCAATTTAACAGTATTCTTATTTTTTCTACGACAGCGCTGGGCGATTTTATGTTTAATACTCCCGCGATAAGAGCGATCCGAGCGCACTACCCTAATGCACATATTACATTGGTTTCCAGTGAGAAAAATAGGTTATTAGTTGAAAACTATGATCAAATAGATAGCGTAGTTTATTGGGATAATAAGATAAAAAATTTACTTCCCATTGCTTTACAGGCAAAAAAATACAAGCCTGAATTAGCGATAATTCTCCATTCTCATCTCCCTTATGATGTGTTATTTGCTGTGATGGCGGGCTGTCAGTATATTTTACGTAATACGTTTCACGTTATTCCTACATGGTTTCAAAAATGGATTGTTGCCGATCATCAGCCTTCGAATTGCCATGTTATTCAAAGCAAACTTAATATTATTCGCTATTTAGGGATAGATAGCACGGATACAAGGATGGAGCTTCCTTGTGATATAAAGCAATTAATTAAAAGTGAAAATGCTATTGTGGGCTTTCAGATGGGGGCATCAACGCAAGAGCGTAGATGGCCGGTTAAATACTTTGTTGAATTAGCGCAGAAGCTTATTGATAGTAAACCCACAATACAAATTAAATTAATAGGCTCTCCGAGAGAACTAGAATTACCTGAAGCCTTTTTTTCATTGTTACCAGAAAAATATCATAACAATATTGAAAACCTAATAGGTAAAACCTCATTACCTGATCTATTAAGCCAAATAAAAATAATGGATGTATTAGTCACAGGTGATACAGGACCTCTGCATTTAGCGATTACATTACAGCGCCCAACAGTGAGTTTATTTGCAACAGCCGATCCTAAATGGACGGGACCTTATCAAGATCTTCATTTACATACTATTATCAATAAGAAGCCGAGCCCAAATGAGGGCATTCAGGCATCAATGGATCTTATTACCGTTGATGAAGTTTTTGATGCCGTCAATCAAACCCTAAAAAACGAATAA
- the rfaC gene encoding lipopolysaccharide heptosyltransferase RfaC, whose translation MKRVLIVKTSSMGDVLHTLPALTDAINAYPEIRFDWAVEEGFAQIPSWHQAVDTVIPVAIRRWRKNWFSAPIRAERTQFRRTIQAHHYDAVIDAQGLLKSAFLVTRYAKGTKHGYSRQSAREPLASFFYDIRHDVSKKMHAVERIRQLFALSLNYPIPPSQGDYGIASHFLALPAFDERPYLVFLHATTRDEKHWPESYWRELIALLADSGLRIKLPWGAEHEYQRAMRLAADFDYVDVLPKMSLADVAQVIAGARSVVSVDTGLSHLTAALDKPNITLFGPTDPGLIGGYGKAQTAIKAEGGDIREISPQQIIKTLNI comes from the coding sequence GTGAAACGGGTATTAATTGTTAAAACCTCTTCCATGGGGGATGTGTTACATACGTTACCTGCATTAACCGATGCTATAAACGCGTACCCTGAGATCCGTTTTGATTGGGCTGTTGAAGAAGGTTTTGCACAAATTCCAAGCTGGCATCAAGCTGTTGATACGGTTATTCCTGTGGCAATACGCCGTTGGCGTAAAAATTGGTTTAGTGCGCCTATTCGTGCTGAACGTACGCAATTTCGTCGCACTATACAAGCGCATCATTACGATGCCGTGATTGATGCACAAGGTTTACTGAAAAGCGCCTTTTTAGTCACTCGATATGCCAAAGGCACTAAACATGGCTATTCTCGTCAAAGTGCTCGTGAGCCTTTAGCCAGTTTCTTTTACGATATTCGCCACGATGTCAGTAAAAAAATGCATGCGGTTGAACGTATTCGCCAACTATTTGCCTTAAGCTTAAATTATCCCATTCCACCATCTCAAGGTGATTATGGGATAGCATCGCATTTTCTCGCTCTTCCCGCCTTTGATGAACGCCCTTATTTAGTATTCTTGCATGCAACAACACGTGATGAGAAACATTGGCCAGAATCCTATTGGCGAGAATTAATCGCCCTACTTGCTGATTCAGGATTACGTATTAAATTGCCTTGGGGTGCAGAGCATGAGTATCAACGGGCTATGCGTTTAGCCGCAGATTTTGACTATGTCGATGTCTTGCCCAAAATGTCACTCGCGGATGTTGCTCAAGTGATTGCGGGGGCAAGAAGTGTCGTCTCTGTCGATACCGGATTAAGCCATCTAACTGCCGCATTAGATAAACCGAATATCACCTTGTTTGGCCCTACCGATCCCGGTTTAATCGGTGGTTACGGTAAAGCCCAAACGGCGATAAAAGCAGAAGGTGGGGATATTAGAGAAATAAGCCCACAACAAATTATCAAGACACTCAATATTTAG
- the rfaF gene encoding ADP-heptose--LPS heptosyltransferase RfaF, which translates to MKIFVVGPSWVGDMMMSQSLYRTLKALHPAATIDVMAPAWCRPLLDKMPEVDNAIPMPLGHGALAIGERRRLGKQLRDNGYTHAYVLPNSFKSALVPFFADIPKRTGWRGEMRYGLLNDLRPLDKAAFPLMVERYVALAYDKQKVQKATDLPQPLLWPKLSVTERDISTTLSQFSLSTQRPAIGFCPGAEFGPAKRWPHYHYAALAQKLIAEQGYQIFLFGSQKDKEAGEEIKQALTSDAREACFNLAGETSLEQAVNLIASCKAVVSNDSGLMHVAAALERPLVALYGPSSPDFTPPLSHKARVIRLITGYHKVRKGDAEQGYHQSLIDIQPEKVFTELEHLLSMEPSA; encoded by the coding sequence ATGAAAATCTTTGTGGTAGGGCCTTCATGGGTCGGGGACATGATGATGTCTCAAAGCCTTTATCGTACATTGAAAGCATTACATCCTGCGGCAACTATTGATGTGATGGCACCTGCTTGGTGCCGTCCATTATTAGACAAGATGCCAGAAGTAGATAATGCCATTCCTATGCCGTTAGGTCATGGTGCATTAGCCATTGGTGAACGTCGCCGTTTAGGAAAACAGTTAAGAGATAATGGTTACACGCATGCTTATGTATTACCTAACTCGTTTAAATCTGCATTAGTCCCTTTCTTTGCAGATATTCCTAAACGCACAGGTTGGCGCGGAGAGATGCGTTATGGTCTATTAAATGATTTGCGACCTTTAGATAAAGCTGCATTTCCTTTGATGGTTGAACGCTATGTCGCGCTAGCTTATGACAAGCAAAAAGTACAAAAGGCGACAGATTTACCTCAACCTCTGCTTTGGCCTAAGTTATCCGTTACAGAACGCGATATCTCTACCACATTGAGCCAATTTTCATTATCGACCCAACGCCCTGCAATTGGTTTTTGCCCTGGCGCTGAATTTGGTCCTGCTAAGCGTTGGCCTCATTATCATTATGCTGCTTTAGCGCAGAAATTAATTGCTGAACAAGGCTATCAGATTTTCCTTTTTGGCTCTCAAAAAGACAAAGAGGCTGGCGAAGAGATAAAACAAGCCCTAACATCTGATGCGCGTGAAGCCTGTTTTAATCTTGCTGGCGAAACCAGCCTTGAACAAGCCGTCAACCTCATTGCATCTTGTAAAGCTGTCGTCAGTAATGACTCTGGTCTAATGCATGTAGCTGCTGCGTTGGAACGCCCATTAGTCGCCCTTTACGGCCCAAGTAGCCCTGATTTTACGCCACCGTTATCCCATAAAGCGCGTGTGATCCGTTTAATTACGGGTTATCACAAAGTGCGTAAAGGGGATGCTGAACAAGGCTATCACCAAAGCTTAATTGATATTCAGCCCGAGAAGGTGTTTACCGAGCTTGAACATTTGCTGTCAATGGAGCCATCAGCGTGA
- the rfaD gene encoding ADP-glyceromanno-heptose 6-epimerase: MIIVTGGAGFIGSNIVKALNDEGYTDILVVDNLKDGTKFVNLVDLNITDYMDKEDFIASIVAGDDFGDIDAVFHEGACSSTTEWDGKYMMDNNYQYSKELLHYCLDRQIPFLYASSAATYGGRTDNFIEERKYEAPLNVYGYSKFLFDEYVRQILPEAESMICGFRYFNVYGPREGHKGGMASVAFHLNNQVNAGQNPKLFEGSETFQRDFIYVGDVAAVNLWFWRNNVSGIFNCGTGRAESFQAVADAVIAHHKDKDLSIEHIEFPEKLKGRYQAFTQADLTNLRKAGYTAPFKTVAEGVELYMQWLNQGK; this comes from the coding sequence ATGATTATCGTCACGGGCGGTGCAGGTTTTATCGGCAGCAATATTGTTAAAGCATTAAATGATGAAGGTTATACCGATATATTGGTTGTTGATAACCTTAAAGATGGCACCAAGTTCGTGAATTTGGTCGATCTGAATATTACCGATTACATGGATAAAGAAGATTTTATTGCTAGCATTGTAGCTGGTGATGATTTTGGCGATATTGATGCGGTTTTCCATGAAGGCGCTTGCTCATCTACCACTGAGTGGGATGGCAAATATATGATGGATAACAACTATCAATATTCTAAAGAGCTACTCCACTACTGTTTAGATCGTCAAATTCCTTTCTTATACGCCTCTTCTGCTGCTACTTATGGTGGTCGTACAGATAACTTTATTGAAGAGAGAAAATACGAAGCACCGTTAAATGTCTATGGTTATTCAAAATTCTTATTCGATGAATATGTACGTCAGATTTTACCTGAAGCTGAATCGATGATTTGTGGCTTCCGTTATTTTAATGTTTATGGCCCTCGTGAAGGACATAAAGGCGGCATGGCAAGTGTTGCATTCCATTTAAATAACCAAGTCAATGCAGGCCAAAATCCAAAATTATTTGAAGGTAGCGAAACCTTCCAACGCGACTTTATTTATGTGGGTGATGTTGCTGCGGTTAATTTATGGTTCTGGCGCAATAATGTATCCGGTATTTTTAACTGTGGTACCGGTCGCGCTGAGTCATTCCAAGCTGTTGCTGATGCCGTTATTGCCCATCATAAAGATAAAGATCTCTCTATCGAACATATTGAGTTTCCAGAGAAATTAAAAGGTCGTTACCAAGCCTTTACTCAAGCTGATCTGACGAATTTACGTAAAGCGGGTTATACCGCACCTTTTAAAACAGTTGCTGAAGGCGTAGAGCTTTATATGCAATGGTTAAATCAAGGTAAGTAA